In the Wyeomyia smithii strain HCP4-BCI-WySm-NY-G18 chromosome 2, ASM2978416v1, whole genome shotgun sequence genome, one interval contains:
- the LOC129722967 gene encoding dynein regulatory complex subunit 2 isoform X1 encodes MGKKKGGNKNKLAKMSEEERARYLQHRADMEEEARRRKQQLIATFMKNKLKREDAFSRLNLAKINQEWRTILRNIKCKELRNEIELVEKMCKECIENKNGVIRRLLCDLDESEEIYATMLHSHMEKIQKIMDIHNDRLRFLTQLYEIDKKEIIAKYDQEITNYKSKKFGMQKELECVFYGLAERSRLERKQAEEEHMMKKDELKNSMILKLEMITKERERHMEKLWKEFQKVLSTYLRNTEEYRNEYSKLRDQDAKDTQNIQNHYVEVARLSELIGNLRHKLVTIREEHEFNIKQLQKTKAELQERVRNIKQEMKISLKRDEDKMKQLAVCSNDALKYLQNLKKRGTAILQIANFCKKFETENESLLPFVHSAVKRQMFEVDEDELKEPATEFESFKKDTFGIAKKFENFWMRFNKARIDCACLKEEKQQLLEENERLKNQLKEYLITVNMNNGGSLESNETLLAKRPSSMKVEKVIHIDLKNNSNKFTKNGQRRPVTCIEGNLSNAIRSNKLLEIRTKSTKLYSVVQTS; translated from the exons AACAAGCTAAAACGTGAGGACGCCTTCTCCCGGCTGAACCTGGCCAAGATCAATCAAGAATGGCGCACCATTTTGCGCAACATCAAGTGCAAGGAGTTACGCAACGAAATCGAACTTGTTGAAAAAATGTGCAAGGAGTGCATCGAGAATAAAAACGGCGTCATCCGGCGGTTGCTGTGCGACCTGGACGAATCGGAGGAAATCTACGCGACCATGCTGCACTCTCATATGGAAAAGATCCAGAAAATCATGGACATACACAACGATCGGTTGCGGTTTTTAACTCAGCTGTACGAGATCGACAAGAAAGAGATCATCGCTAAGTATGATCAGGAGATTACCAACTACAAGAGCAAAAAGTTTGGTATGCAGAAGGAGCTAGAGTGTGTTTTCTACGGGCTGGCGGAACGATCAAGACTTGAGCGCAAACAAGCGGAGGAAGAGCACATGATGAAAAAGGACGAACTGAAAAATTCG ATGATTCTAAAACTGGAGATGATCACCAAGGAGCGCGAGCGACACATGGAAAAGCTGTGGAAAGAATTCCAGAAGGTGTTGAGTACGTACTTGCGCAACACCGAAGAATATCGCAACGAGTACAGCAAACTGCGAGATCAGGATGCCAAGGATACGCAGAACATCCAAAACCACTACGTCGAGGTCGCTCGGCTTAGTGAGCTGATCGGTAACCTGCGACACAAGCTGGTTACCATTCGGGAAGAGCACGAATTTAACATTAAGCAGCTGCAGAAGACGAAAGCCGAGCTACAGGAGCGGGTAAGAAACATTAAACAGGAAATGAAGATTAGCTTGAAACGAGATGAAGACAAAATGAAGCAGTTGGCGGTTTGCAGTAATGATGCCTTGAAGTATCTGCAGAATCTCAAAAAACGTGGGACTGCGATTCTTCAGATTGCCAACTTTtgtaaaaagtttgaaacagaaAACGAGAGCTTACTTCCGTTTGTTCATAGTGCAGTGAAAAGGCAAATGTTTGAAGTGGATGAAGATGAGCTCAAGGAGCCGGCCACAGAGTTTGAAAGCTTCAAAAAGGACACCTTTGGTATTGCAAAGAAATTCGAAAACTTCTGGATGAGATTCAACAAAGCTAGAATTGACTGCGCTTGCCTTAAAGAGGAGAAACAACAACTGCTGGAAGAAAATGAACGCCTGAAAAATCAACTGAAGGAGTACTTGATAACTGTTAACATGAACAACGGTGGATCGTTGGAGTCTAACGAAACTCTGCTGGCCAAGCGACCCAGTTCTATGAAGGTTGAGAAAGTAATCCATatcgatttaaaaaataactcCAACAAATTTACAAAGAACGGCCAACGCAGACCTGTCACATGCATCGAGGGAAATTTAAGCAACGCCATTCGGAGCAATAAGCTGCTAGAAATACGAACCAAATCAACCAAACTGTACTCGGTGGTTCAAACCTCATAA
- the LOC129722965 gene encoding switch-associated protein 70-like, with product MTTLLKNVTNSIWHAFRALQQDTSGFVGKSKLKVLTANIATLLDLYGVERGLDHFRSTATLNFDHYLYYLGQEVFSSLSNELSLSALRNYETKIDEVCWLVCRKDFELVDVSYYKQDALYQLFRIFCLMADLYSDEMDDNQFTVKIHPSEALIVVKQLLNSLGLDYNNEEKYDYLKTSDDGLQFNDFLEVLRFKDYSKVNDYAASICEAIRDIYQTLIMDVIKKGYLYRRGYVLPTFREYFFVLQPCELSYYKHHTDKDTCGSISLDSKFMVKPSISSSGRTERVQKFTLISGDRTYELGAQDHKTRLQWISALQLAITYSTGREGFQRDTVNRRKQQRELDLRKRREEENMRSIHLKQLQETSVRLEQEKLARLAAESQARQFQEVAREDSRRVAELEDVKLCLEKMLEDEIQAKRDEEIVRALQARVLAEEWEKREELESLQAEQNVLLEQERQKRIEFEHRQQENEKRFKEAEQKLRQLEEERKKLDRELKQARQKIQLSEDNKGIVEAKLQAMAPTFRKAPDFMIRRTQSFVASDRPVVMAIPR from the exons ATGACGACACTTCTGAAGAACGTTACCAACAGCATCTGGCATGCGTTTCGAGCCCTGCAGCAGGACACTTCCGGATTCGTGGGGAAATCTAAACTTAAg GTTTTGACCGCAAACATCGCAACCCTGCTGGACCTGTACGGCGTCGAGCGAGGTTTGGATCACTTCCGGTCCACGGCAACGCTGAACTTTGACCATTATCTGTACTATCTGGGCCAGGAGGTGTTTTCCTCACTGTCCAATGAGCTGTCGCTATCTGCGCTGCGGAACTACGAAACTAAAATCGAtgag GTTTGCTGGCTAGTGTGCCGCAAAGACTTCGAGCTAGTTGACGTTTCCTACTACAAGCAAGATGCCCTGTATCAGTTGTTCAGGATTTTCTGCCTGATGGCCGATTTGTACAGTGACGAAATGGACGACAATCAGTTTACGGTGAAGATTCACCCATCGGAGGCGTTGATCGTGGTAAAACAACTGCTCAACTCGCTTGGATTGGATTACAACAACGAGGAGAAGTATGATTATCTAAAAACCTCGGACGACGGGTTACAGTTCAACGACTTTTTGGAAGTTTTGAGATTCAAAGACTACAGCAAAGTGAACGACTACGCAGCATCGATCTGCGAGGCCATTCGTGACATCTACCAGACGCTCATTATGGATGTGATCAAGAAGGGTTATCTGTACAGAAGAGGATATGTTCTTCCTACTTTTCGGGAGTATTTTTTCGTTCTGCAACCCTGTGAGTTGTCGTATTATAAACATCACACGGATAAAGACACTTGCGGATCGATTTCGCTGGACTCCAAGTTTATGGTTAAGCCGAGTATCTCTTCCTCGGGTAGAACCGAACGTGTCCAGAAGTTTACGTTAATCTCCGGAGATCGAACATACGAACTAGGTGCACAGGATCATAAGACGCGACTCCAGTGGATTTCGGCTTTGCAGTTAGCTATCACTTACTCGACTGGGAGAGAGGGGTTCCAGCGTGATACGGTCAATCGAAGAAAGCAGCAGCGTGAGTTGGATTTGCGAAAGCGACGCGAGGAGGAAAACATGCGTAGTATTCACTTGAAGCAACTGCAGGAAACAAGCGTTCGGTTAGAGCAGGAAAAACTGGCCCGATTGGCAGCAGAATCACAGGCTCGACAGTTTCAGGAGGTGGCACGAGAAGATTCCCGCCGCGTAGCGGAGCTGGAAGATGTTAAGCTTTGTCTTGAAAAGATGCTCGAGGATGAGATTCAAGCTAAACGGGATGAGGAGATCGTTCGGGCGCTGCAGGCACGCGTTCTGGCCGAGGAATGGGAAAAACGTGAGGAGCTGGAGAGTTTGCAGGCCGAGCAGAACGTTTTGCTAGAGCAGGAACGTCAGAAGCGCATTGAGTTTGAGCATAGGCAGCAGGAAAATGAAAAACGCTTCAAAGAAGCGGAGCAAAAACTACGCCAGCTGGAGGAAGAACGCAAAAAATTAGACCGAGAGCTGAAGCAAGCGCGTCAAAAGATTCAGCTTTCGGAAGACAACAAGGGTATAGTCGAGGCCAAACTACAG gCTATGGCACCGACGTTCCGTAAAGCTCCTGATTTTATGATTCGCCGGACTCAATCGTTTGTGGCTTCCGATCGTCCCGTTGTGATGGCAATTCCACGCTGA
- the LOC129722967 gene encoding dynein regulatory complex subunit 2 isoform X2: MCKECIENKNGVIRRLLCDLDESEEIYATMLHSHMEKIQKIMDIHNDRLRFLTQLYEIDKKEIIAKYDQEITNYKSKKFGMQKELECVFYGLAERSRLERKQAEEEHMMKKDELKNSMILKLEMITKERERHMEKLWKEFQKVLSTYLRNTEEYRNEYSKLRDQDAKDTQNIQNHYVEVARLSELIGNLRHKLVTIREEHEFNIKQLQKTKAELQERVRNIKQEMKISLKRDEDKMKQLAVCSNDALKYLQNLKKRGTAILQIANFCKKFETENESLLPFVHSAVKRQMFEVDEDELKEPATEFESFKKDTFGIAKKFENFWMRFNKARIDCACLKEEKQQLLEENERLKNQLKEYLITVNMNNGGSLESNETLLAKRPSSMKVEKVIHIDLKNNSNKFTKNGQRRPVTCIEGNLSNAIRSNKLLEIRTKSTKLYSVVQTS; the protein is encoded by the exons ATGTGCAAGGAGTGCATCGAGAATAAAAACGGCGTCATCCGGCGGTTGCTGTGCGACCTGGACGAATCGGAGGAAATCTACGCGACCATGCTGCACTCTCATATGGAAAAGATCCAGAAAATCATGGACATACACAACGATCGGTTGCGGTTTTTAACTCAGCTGTACGAGATCGACAAGAAAGAGATCATCGCTAAGTATGATCAGGAGATTACCAACTACAAGAGCAAAAAGTTTGGTATGCAGAAGGAGCTAGAGTGTGTTTTCTACGGGCTGGCGGAACGATCAAGACTTGAGCGCAAACAAGCGGAGGAAGAGCACATGATGAAAAAGGACGAACTGAAAAATTCG ATGATTCTAAAACTGGAGATGATCACCAAGGAGCGCGAGCGACACATGGAAAAGCTGTGGAAAGAATTCCAGAAGGTGTTGAGTACGTACTTGCGCAACACCGAAGAATATCGCAACGAGTACAGCAAACTGCGAGATCAGGATGCCAAGGATACGCAGAACATCCAAAACCACTACGTCGAGGTCGCTCGGCTTAGTGAGCTGATCGGTAACCTGCGACACAAGCTGGTTACCATTCGGGAAGAGCACGAATTTAACATTAAGCAGCTGCAGAAGACGAAAGCCGAGCTACAGGAGCGGGTAAGAAACATTAAACAGGAAATGAAGATTAGCTTGAAACGAGATGAAGACAAAATGAAGCAGTTGGCGGTTTGCAGTAATGATGCCTTGAAGTATCTGCAGAATCTCAAAAAACGTGGGACTGCGATTCTTCAGATTGCCAACTTTtgtaaaaagtttgaaacagaaAACGAGAGCTTACTTCCGTTTGTTCATAGTGCAGTGAAAAGGCAAATGTTTGAAGTGGATGAAGATGAGCTCAAGGAGCCGGCCACAGAGTTTGAAAGCTTCAAAAAGGACACCTTTGGTATTGCAAAGAAATTCGAAAACTTCTGGATGAGATTCAACAAAGCTAGAATTGACTGCGCTTGCCTTAAAGAGGAGAAACAACAACTGCTGGAAGAAAATGAACGCCTGAAAAATCAACTGAAGGAGTACTTGATAACTGTTAACATGAACAACGGTGGATCGTTGGAGTCTAACGAAACTCTGCTGGCCAAGCGACCCAGTTCTATGAAGGTTGAGAAAGTAATCCATatcgatttaaaaaataactcCAACAAATTTACAAAGAACGGCCAACGCAGACCTGTCACATGCATCGAGGGAAATTTAAGCAACGCCATTCGGAGCAATAAGCTGCTAGAAATACGAACCAAATCAACCAAACTGTACTCGGTGGTTCAAACCTCATAA
- the LOC129722968 gene encoding general odorant-binding protein 71, with amino-acid sequence MTEGRGRLPMALMVVLVCIVWPTTTALKCRTEDGPTSDEVRKVVRTCMKRISSESDNKTQSSSSSNEYENYDSSADDDDSDDEKKQPDGRQNRTGTQRNSKSNRGDSRNRGRNNNDHSNSNRNRMDGGRNRDWDYGNDMGRRNDGGRMSNGRYKRQYYNDGTQDGYGYSYQQNDRYNRDRNNFLNPTDNSSKNATENEDRDRACLMQCFFQEMKMTNSEGFPDQHKVLHVVTKDLRDKELRDFYTDSIQECFHMISMDSKLKDKCDYTMKFVICLADRGQANCKDWEHESIMF; translated from the coding sequence ATGACGGAAGGCCGAGGACGATTACCGATGGCGCTGATGGTGGTTCTAGTTTGCATAGTTTGGCCGACGACGACGGCACTAAAATGTCGCACCGAAGACGGACCAACGAGCGACGAAGTCCGAAAAGTGGTTAGAACTTGCATGAAGCGAATTTCCTCCGAGTCGGACAATAAAACCCaaagcagcagtagcagtaatGAGTACGAAAATTACGATTCCTCCGCTGATGATGATGACAGTGATGACGAGAAAAAGCAACCTGATGGAAGACAAAATCGAACTGGAACGCAGCGGAACTCAAAATCTAATCGTGGCGATTCTAGGAATCGTGGTAGAAACAACAATGATCACAGCAATTCCAACCGTAATCGAATGGATGGCGGTAGAAATAGGGATTGGGATTACGGTAACGACATGGGAAGAAGAAACGATGGTGGCAGAATGTCTAACGGGCGATACAAGAGGCAGTATTATAATGACGGAACTCAAGACGGTTATGGTTACAGCTATCAGCAGAACGATCGATACAACCGGGATCGGAATAACTTCCTAAACCCCACCGATAACAGTTCCAAGAACGCCACTGAGAATGAGGATCGTGATCGGGCCTGTTTGATGCAGTGCTTTTTCCAGGAAATGAAAATGACCAACAGCGAAGGATTTCCGGACCAACACAAAGTGTTGCATGTGGTGACCAAAGATTTGAGGGATAAAGAACTACGCGATTTTTACACGGATTCGATTCAGGAATGTTTCCACATGATAAGTATGGATAGCAAACTCAAGGACAAGTGCGATTATACGATGAAGTTTGTAATCTGTTTAGCTGATCGGGGACAAGCCAACTGCAAGGATTGGGAACACGAATCGATAATGTTCTAA